Proteins encoded within one genomic window of Leptospira stimsonii:
- a CDS encoding exodeoxyribonuclease VII small subunit, with product MAESKSKISFEDALLELEQIAEKLERQDFSLEESLKAYERGMELKKICQGILDTAEGKIEALTKDESKKTVKTGFRADAKTSTETKSTTSTSDEDLF from the coding sequence ATGGCAGAATCAAAATCTAAAATATCCTTCGAAGATGCGCTCCTCGAACTGGAACAGATCGCGGAAAAATTGGAAAGACAGGATTTCAGTTTGGAAGAATCTCTCAAAGCGTATGAACGAGGAATGGAACTCAAAAAAATCTGTCAGGGAATTTTGGATACCGCCGAAGGAAAGATCGAAGCTCTTACCAAGGACGAATCCAAAAAAACAGTCAAAACAGGGTTTCGTGCTGACGCGAAAACTTCTACAGAAACAAAATCCACTACCTCAACCTCTGACGAAGATTTGTTCTAA
- the xseA gene encoding exodeoxyribonuclease VII large subunit produces MEDSKPLSVTEVTRILKNLITGSKDLKNIWVRGEISNYSKANSGHIYFSLKDATSLVRCTFFNYSNKNYGGKPLSDGKEIQVYGTITLYEAGGSYNLNVTRVEELGQGDILLQIERLKQKLTAEGIFDPEKKRRIPAFPKTLGIATSPSGAAIEDIIKVTRSRFPGINILIAPCVVQGEDAPLSIVGAIEELNRPEWNVDVIIAGRGGGSFEDLMAFNDEKVVRAYANSRVPIISAVGHQTDVLLSDFAADFATPTPTAAAEHAVPKEEDILQFLSQLEGRLKSSLNARVSSSKDRLRLLSGKFIFKEPMQLLNARSQRVDEIGIRLQKAVRNKMDLAKVRIERYTNLTQRIQNILSNKQQRAEFLTSKVEDLSPVSTMKRGYSIVRNTKGKIISSPEQTKPEEELQVLLAGGTMQVIRKGK; encoded by the coding sequence TTGGAAGATTCCAAACCTCTTTCCGTCACGGAAGTCACGAGGATTCTCAAAAATCTCATCACCGGATCCAAAGACCTAAAAAATATCTGGGTCCGAGGGGAAATTTCCAATTACAGTAAGGCCAATTCCGGCCATATCTACTTTTCTCTAAAAGACGCGACTTCCTTGGTTCGTTGTACTTTTTTCAATTATTCCAATAAGAATTACGGCGGAAAGCCGCTGAGCGACGGAAAGGAAATCCAAGTCTACGGAACGATCACTCTTTACGAGGCAGGAGGTTCTTACAATCTCAACGTAACCAGAGTGGAAGAATTGGGACAAGGTGATATTCTCCTCCAAATCGAAAGACTCAAACAAAAACTGACCGCGGAAGGAATTTTTGATCCTGAGAAAAAAAGAAGAATCCCGGCCTTTCCGAAAACCCTTGGAATCGCGACTTCTCCCTCCGGCGCCGCGATCGAAGATATCATCAAAGTGACGCGTTCCCGATTTCCTGGAATCAATATTCTCATAGCGCCTTGTGTGGTTCAAGGCGAGGATGCTCCCCTTTCGATCGTAGGAGCGATCGAAGAATTGAATCGACCCGAATGGAACGTGGACGTGATCATCGCTGGACGAGGTGGTGGAAGTTTCGAGGATCTAATGGCGTTTAACGATGAGAAGGTGGTTCGTGCATACGCGAATTCCCGGGTTCCGATCATTTCGGCCGTAGGACATCAGACCGACGTTTTGTTAAGCGACTTTGCCGCCGACTTTGCGACTCCCACTCCGACGGCCGCCGCGGAACACGCAGTCCCAAAAGAAGAGGATATTCTACAGTTCCTTTCCCAATTGGAGGGAAGGCTCAAATCGTCCTTAAACGCGAGGGTTTCTTCCAGTAAGGATCGTTTGCGTTTGTTATCCGGAAAATTCATATTCAAAGAACCGATGCAACTTCTGAACGCAAGAAGTCAGAGGGTCGATGAAATCGGAATTCGATTACAAAAAGCGGTTCGAAACAAAATGGATCTCGCTAAGGTTCGCATCGAACGTTATACGAATCTCACGCAAAGAATTCAAAACATTCTTTCTAATAAACAACAAAGGGCGGAATTTTTGACTTCTAAAGTGGAAGATCTTTCCCCCGTTTCCACGATGAAACGGGGTTATTCCATCGTCCGAAATACGAAGGGAAAAATTATCAGTTCTCCGGAACAAACCAAACCCGAAGAAGAATTACAAGTATTGCTTGCCGGCGGAACGATGCAAGTGATCCGAAAAGGAAAATAA